A stretch of Paludisphaera borealis DNA encodes these proteins:
- a CDS encoding 3-keto-disaccharide hydrolase translates to MFESRLRSSLTMLVLGLGLGSCLAAGGAVRADAPKEAAAKTPLYQFNGKDLTGLYGYLHDHKYDDPDGVFSVVDGAIHISGKEFGGLATRDTFSNYRLVTEWKWGGKTWPPRVENARDSGILLHCQEPDGTIGGHWMESIECQIIEGGTGDFLVVNNGGKFSLTSETRRGPDGQPYYEKGGESLTLKGGRFNWWGRDPKWKDVIGIRGERDVEKPVGEWNTLEVVCDGDAITNILNGQVVNVGSKAGVTKGKLMFQSEGAEIVFRKIEIWPLDKTSAK, encoded by the coding sequence ATGTTCGAATCGCGACTTCGCTCGTCCCTGACGATGTTGGTCCTGGGCCTGGGTCTGGGCTCGTGTCTCGCCGCCGGCGGCGCCGTTCGAGCCGATGCGCCGAAGGAAGCCGCGGCGAAGACGCCGCTCTATCAGTTCAACGGCAAGGACCTGACCGGGTTGTACGGCTATTTGCACGACCACAAATACGACGACCCCGACGGCGTGTTCTCCGTCGTCGACGGCGCGATCCACATCTCGGGCAAGGAGTTCGGCGGGCTCGCCACGCGCGATACGTTCTCGAACTACCGCCTGGTCACCGAGTGGAAATGGGGAGGCAAGACCTGGCCCCCGCGCGTCGAGAACGCCCGCGATTCGGGGATTCTGCTCCATTGCCAGGAGCCCGACGGCACCATCGGCGGGCACTGGATGGAATCGATCGAGTGCCAGATCATCGAGGGGGGGACCGGCGATTTCCTGGTCGTCAACAACGGCGGCAAGTTCAGCCTCACCTCCGAGACTCGCCGCGGCCCCGACGGCCAGCCGTACTACGAAAAAGGGGGCGAGTCCCTCACGCTCAAGGGGGGCCGGTTCAACTGGTGGGGCCGCGATCCGAAGTGGAAGGACGTGATCGGCATCCGAGGCGAGCGCGACGTCGAGAAGCCGGTCGGCGAGTGGAACACGCTGGAGGTCGTCTGCGACGGCGATGCCATCACCAACATCCTCAACGGCCAGGTGGTGAACGTCGGCTCCAAGGCGGGCGTGACCAAGGGCAAGCTCATGTTCCAGTCGGAAGGGGCCGAGATCGTCTTCCGAAAGATCGAGATCTGGCCTCTCGACAAGACCTCGGCCAAGTGA
- a CDS encoding TadE/TadG family type IV pilus assembly protein has protein sequence MRVSGIQQARRRRRGAAVVETAVVLNVLLLMVLGIFEYGRLVMIRQLMLNAAREGARIAVVGTASNPPATTSQIQAAATAYLVGQPLSSLAVSVYQADPATGNSIGAWDQTPYGGALVVKISGNYKPVIASTFGIVPNPMPLQAVVMMLSEAN, from the coding sequence ATGCGCGTTTCAGGAATCCAGCAGGCGCGGAGGCGACGGCGCGGGGCGGCGGTGGTCGAGACGGCCGTGGTCCTCAACGTCTTGCTGCTCATGGTCCTGGGGATCTTCGAGTACGGCCGGCTCGTGATGATTCGCCAACTGATGCTGAACGCGGCCCGCGAGGGGGCCCGGATCGCGGTGGTCGGCACGGCGTCGAACCCTCCGGCGACGACCTCGCAGATCCAGGCCGCCGCGACGGCGTATCTGGTCGGCCAGCCGCTGTCCAGTCTCGCGGTGAGCGTCTACCAGGCCGACCCCGCCACCGGGAACTCGATCGGCGCATGGGACCAGACGCCGTACGGCGGCGCCCTGGTCGTGAAGATCAGCGGCAATTACAAACCGGTCATCGCCAGCACGTTCGGGATCGTGCCCAATCCGATGCCGTTGCAGGCCGTCGTGATGATGCTCAGTGAGGCCAATTGA
- the ggt gene encoding gamma-glutamyltransferase, whose amino-acid sequence MTFAPVHALFLVGGLAIVASAHDRPSGPLHKSRSVVMARHGMAATSQPLATAAAIRVLQQGGNAVDAAIAANAVLGVVEPMSCGMGGDLFAIVWDAKTKKLHGLNASGRSPARADIAFFQAQGLDAIPTHGPLSWSVPGCVDGWDQLRRKFGTRPWADLLAPAIQYAEEGFPVTEIIAADWNGAAPALDRIPTSAACYLPDGHAPAAGDVFRNPGLARSLKAIVDGGRDAYYKGPLAEAIVRYSESEGGLFALPDFAEHASTWVEPVSTNYRGYDVWELPPNGQGIAVLQMLNLLEAYNLKSMGPQSAQALHLMIEAKKLAYEDRAKYYADPDKVSVPVAELISKGYADNRRKEIDPERASDQPRAGDPQHSDTIYMTVVDGDFNCVSLIQSNYHGFGSRHVPGDLGFALQNRGTSFSLDPGRPNRLEPRKRPFHTIIPAFITKDGKPWLSFGLMGGDMQAQGHVQVVCNIIDFGMDVQQAGDAPRFCHFGSSDPSGPPAQGGGSVALESEIGPEVRRALEAKGHRVLDSRGGYGGYQAIRIDLEHGVLMGGSESRKDGAAMGY is encoded by the coding sequence ATGACGTTCGCGCCTGTTCATGCCTTGTTTCTTGTGGGCGGTCTGGCGATCGTGGCGTCGGCCCATGATCGACCTTCCGGCCCGCTGCACAAGTCCCGGTCGGTGGTCATGGCTCGGCACGGCATGGCGGCGACCAGCCAGCCGCTGGCGACCGCCGCGGCGATCCGGGTTCTTCAGCAAGGGGGCAACGCGGTCGACGCGGCGATCGCGGCCAACGCCGTGCTGGGCGTCGTCGAGCCGATGTCGTGCGGCATGGGCGGCGACCTGTTCGCGATCGTCTGGGACGCCAAGACGAAGAAGCTCCACGGCCTCAACGCCAGCGGGCGTTCCCCCGCGCGGGCCGACATCGCCTTCTTCCAGGCCCAGGGGCTCGACGCCATCCCGACGCACGGCCCGCTGAGTTGGTCGGTCCCCGGCTGCGTCGACGGCTGGGACCAGCTCCGGCGGAAATTCGGCACCCGGCCGTGGGCCGACCTGCTCGCGCCGGCGATCCAGTACGCCGAGGAAGGCTTCCCCGTCACCGAGATCATCGCGGCCGACTGGAACGGCGCGGCTCCGGCGCTGGACCGGATTCCGACCTCGGCGGCCTGCTACCTCCCCGACGGCCACGCGCCGGCCGCCGGCGACGTCTTCCGCAATCCGGGCCTGGCGCGGTCGTTGAAGGCGATCGTCGACGGGGGACGCGACGCCTATTACAAGGGGCCGCTGGCCGAGGCGATCGTCCGCTATTCCGAGTCCGAGGGGGGGCTGTTCGCCCTGCCCGACTTCGCCGAGCACGCGTCGACGTGGGTCGAGCCGGTCTCGACCAACTATCGCGGCTACGACGTCTGGGAACTGCCCCCCAACGGCCAGGGGATTGCGGTGCTCCAGATGCTCAACCTCCTGGAAGCCTACAATCTCAAGAGCATGGGCCCGCAGTCGGCCCAGGCGCTCCACCTGATGATCGAGGCCAAGAAGCTCGCCTACGAGGACCGGGCGAAGTACTACGCTGACCCGGACAAGGTTTCCGTCCCCGTCGCCGAGCTGATCTCCAAGGGCTACGCCGACAACCGCCGCAAGGAGATCGACCCCGAACGCGCCAGCGACCAGCCCCGCGCCGGCGATCCTCAGCACAGCGACACGATTTATATGACGGTTGTCGACGGCGATTTCAACTGCGTCAGCCTGATCCAGAGCAACTACCACGGCTTCGGCTCGCGGCACGTCCCCGGCGACCTCGGTTTCGCGCTCCAGAACCGGGGCACGTCGTTCTCGCTCGACCCCGGCCGCCCCAATCGATTGGAACCCCGCAAACGGCCGTTCCACACGATCATCCCGGCGTTCATCACCAAGGACGGCAAGCCCTGGCTGAGCTTTGGCCTGATGGGGGGCGACATGCAGGCGCAGGGACATGTCCAGGTCGTCTGCAACATCATCGATTTCGGCATGGACGTGCAGCAGGCCGGCGACGCCCCGCGGTTCTGCCATTTCGGCTCGTCCGATCCCAGCGGCCCGCCGGCCCAGGGAGGCGGCTCGGTCGCGCTGGAGTCGGAAATCGGGCCGGAGGTCCGCCGCGCCCTCGAAGCCAAGGGCCATCGAGTGCTTGATTCGCGCGGCGGGTACGGTGGCTATCAGGCGATCCGCATCGATCTCGAACACGGCGTGCTGATGGGAGGCTCCGAGTCACGCAAGGACGGTGCCGCGATGGGCTACTGA
- the rbsK gene encoding ribokinase, translated as MARVVVIGSSNTDMTVRLPRLPEAGETVLGGAFTTTPGGKGANQAVAARRAGAEVVFVAAVGDDELGRQALALFRREGLDVSHVRVVDQTASGVALIFVGDDGENMIGVASGANARIEPEDVDRLPASLFRRGDVLLTGLEIPHRAAVAAMRRGRDAGMIVILNPAPAPAAASPDVAELLASADVVTPNRLEASALAGISPRPETDWADCARRLMAKGPRAVVITLGAEGCLTAEGDRFDRIAARRVVAVDTVGAGDAFNGALAVALAENRPLAEAAAWAAAASALAVTRPGAQSALPRREAIDYLARNPD; from the coding sequence ATGGCCCGAGTCGTCGTGATTGGATCGAGCAACACCGATATGACAGTCCGTCTCCCCCGGCTTCCCGAGGCCGGCGAGACGGTTCTCGGGGGGGCGTTCACGACCACGCCCGGCGGCAAGGGGGCCAACCAGGCCGTCGCGGCCCGCCGCGCGGGGGCCGAGGTCGTTTTCGTGGCCGCCGTCGGCGACGACGAGCTGGGACGCCAGGCGCTCGCCCTGTTCCGCCGCGAGGGGCTCGACGTCAGCCACGTGCGGGTCGTCGATCAGACCGCGTCGGGGGTCGCGCTCATCTTCGTCGGCGACGACGGCGAGAACATGATCGGCGTGGCCTCGGGCGCCAACGCCAGGATCGAGCCCGAAGACGTCGACCGCCTCCCCGCTTCATTGTTCCGGCGCGGCGACGTGCTGTTGACGGGTCTTGAAATCCCCCACCGCGCGGCCGTCGCGGCCATGAGACGCGGTCGCGACGCGGGCATGATCGTGATCCTCAACCCGGCCCCCGCGCCCGCCGCCGCCAGCCCGGACGTCGCCGAGCTGCTCGCCTCGGCCGACGTCGTCACGCCGAACCGCCTGGAAGCCTCCGCGCTGGCGGGAATTTCGCCCCGGCCCGAGACCGACTGGGCCGATTGCGCGCGGCGGCTGATGGCGAAAGGTCCTCGCGCCGTCGTGATCACCCTGGGTGCCGAAGGCTGCCTGACGGCGGAGGGGGATCGGTTCGACCGGATCGCCGCGCGCCGGGTCGTCGCCGTTGACACCGTCGGCGCGGGCGACGCCTTCAACGGCGCCCTGGCCGTCGCCCTGGCCGAGAACCGCCCGCTGGCCGAGGCCGCCGCCTGGGCCGCCGCTGCCTCCGCCCTGGCCGTCACCCGGCCGGGCGCCCAGTCGGCCCTTCCCCGCCGCGAAGCCATCGACTACCTTGCGCGTAACCCCGATTGA
- a CDS encoding TadE/TadG family type IV pilus assembly protein encodes MRARRAEITNRGRRGIAAVETAVVLPVLLTLLLGVWEVGRILQVQQVLCIATRDAARQAGSGLMTNSQVQQTAINSVRRILGDTSGVMTKNIVVAVAVSSNTNPPVVKSIDVSQAAPLDLLKVTVTIPYQDVRWINLPMITNATLLRAESMWLSLKNLPYPTTVPQPPTG; translated from the coding sequence ATGAGAGCGCGTCGAGCCGAGATCACGAACCGAGGGCGTCGCGGGATCGCGGCGGTGGAGACCGCCGTCGTCTTGCCGGTGCTCTTGACGCTCTTGCTGGGCGTGTGGGAGGTCGGCCGGATTCTCCAGGTCCAGCAGGTCCTTTGCATCGCTACTCGGGATGCGGCTCGACAGGCGGGATCGGGGCTGATGACCAACAGTCAGGTGCAGCAGACGGCGATCAACTCCGTTCGGCGAATCCTCGGCGACACGTCGGGCGTGATGACCAAGAACATCGTGGTCGCCGTGGCGGTGTCATCGAACACCAACCCGCCGGTCGTCAAGTCCATCGACGTCTCCCAGGCCGCCCCCCTCGATCTGTTGAAGGTGACGGTCACGATCCCATACCAGGACGTGCGCTGGATCAACCTGCCGATGATCACCAACGCCACGCTGCTGCGGGCCGAGTCCATGTGGCTCTCGCTCAAGAACCTGCCGTATCCCACGACGGTCCCCCAGCCACCCACGGGATGA
- a CDS encoding c-type cytochrome domain-containing protein, whose translation MTLRPRALTGLLLAAAWFVSAPEHLSPFHGRAAAQEPFDEGDAPVQAGDAMQGDANGDDAPATGRRAATKKARRPRASTPTAKSARKPSTSPSAKTATAAKAKDQDKKSAGLSFAQDIAPILVANCVGCHREGQPGLNRGKLDLTTFENLMKGTTANKKVVLPGKPAESHMVLRIKGQEEPRMPQGGNNNGLAEDVIARIEGWVKAGATLDAGLDPKALIASYAASLDDVERSKLAKLSPKDRAAKIEAVGLERWKKANPKLKPEITPSDHFVLFSNMPKDRAASTLKAVEAQYGNLRRLLGPGPTEWVEKVSLYVFDDRKDYVEFVRTVQQGEVDSEEAGRGDLRTSEPYVVVADPHDAAGKDEPAARRRTTRRRGEDRDASGAGAKRSLVGLLTQHMAESAVLADGKSPRWLAAGVGLYLASQTERRADFYRTLRQTALEKYQQGWSTKTNEVLGDGNGVSPDEFLAISFGLVECLTSPQYREQFPALTKSLRQGGDKLDEVLKDAYGVTREEFFNATGEWVAAAYGNDQ comes from the coding sequence ATGACGCTTCGGCCTCGAGCCCTGACCGGCCTCTTGCTTGCGGCGGCCTGGTTCGTTTCGGCTCCAGAGCACTTGAGCCCGTTCCATGGCCGCGCGGCGGCCCAGGAACCGTTTGACGAAGGCGACGCGCCCGTCCAGGCCGGCGACGCGATGCAAGGCGACGCGAACGGGGACGACGCTCCGGCGACGGGCCGGCGCGCGGCGACGAAGAAGGCGCGCCGCCCGCGCGCTTCGACCCCGACCGCCAAGTCGGCCCGCAAGCCGTCCACCTCCCCGTCGGCGAAGACCGCGACCGCCGCGAAGGCCAAGGATCAGGACAAGAAGTCGGCCGGCCTGTCGTTCGCTCAGGACATCGCGCCGATCCTCGTCGCCAATTGCGTCGGGTGTCACCGCGAGGGCCAGCCGGGACTGAACCGGGGCAAGCTCGACCTCACGACCTTCGAGAATCTGATGAAGGGGACGACCGCGAACAAGAAGGTCGTCCTGCCCGGCAAGCCGGCCGAGAGCCACATGGTCTTGCGGATCAAGGGCCAGGAAGAGCCCCGGATGCCGCAGGGGGGCAACAACAACGGCCTGGCGGAAGACGTGATCGCGCGGATCGAGGGCTGGGTCAAGGCGGGCGCCACGCTCGACGCCGGTCTCGACCCCAAAGCGCTCATCGCGTCGTACGCGGCGTCGCTCGACGACGTCGAACGCTCGAAGCTGGCCAAGCTGAGCCCGAAAGATCGCGCGGCCAAGATCGAGGCGGTCGGCCTGGAGCGCTGGAAGAAGGCCAATCCGAAGCTCAAGCCCGAGATCACGCCGAGCGACCATTTCGTCCTGTTCTCCAACATGCCCAAGGACCGCGCCGCCAGCACGCTCAAGGCGGTTGAAGCCCAGTACGGCAACCTCCGTCGGCTGCTCGGCCCGGGCCCGACGGAATGGGTCGAGAAGGTCAGCCTCTACGTGTTCGACGACCGCAAGGATTACGTCGAATTCGTTCGCACCGTGCAACAGGGCGAGGTCGACTCCGAGGAGGCGGGACGGGGCGACCTCCGCACGTCCGAGCCGTACGTGGTCGTCGCCGACCCTCACGACGCCGCCGGCAAGGACGAACCGGCCGCCCGACGCAGGACGACCCGCCGCCGCGGCGAAGACCGCGACGCCTCCGGCGCGGGGGCCAAGCGGAGCCTGGTCGGACTGCTGACCCAGCACATGGCCGAGTCGGCCGTGCTGGCCGACGGCAAGTCGCCGCGTTGGCTCGCGGCGGGCGTCGGCCTTTACCTGGCCTCGCAGACCGAGCGCCGGGCCGACTTCTACCGCACGCTTCGCCAGACCGCCCTCGAAAAGTATCAGCAGGGCTGGTCGACCAAGACCAACGAGGTGCTGGGCGACGGCAACGGCGTCTCGCCCGACGAGTTCCTCGCGATCAGCTTCGGCCTGGTCGAGTGCCTGACCTCGCCCCAGTACCGTGAACAATTCCCCGCGCTGACGAAGAGCCTGAGACAGGGGGGCGACAAGCTCGACGAGGTGCTCAAGGACGCCTATGGAGTGACCCGGGAAGAGTTTTTCAACGCCACCGGCGAATGGGTGGCCGCCGCCTACGGCAACGATCAGTGA
- a CDS encoding biotin-dependent carboxyltransferase family protein: MGLLVVNPGLWTTVQDLGRPGFREWGVPVGGAFDRRSLALANAFAGNPPDAAGLELTLHGGVFEARCDLGIALAGADMEASIVDPDGGRRSVISPSSTTLKAGERLILGRATAGARTYLAVAGGFGGRSSERPVRAGDFLPAVPSRLHGRRPRPVESAATDPIGEPFRCLPGPDSSSLADSEALWNQPFQVGLRSNRMGLRLEGEPLAVVPEAERLSAPVAPGAIQAAGGRLIVLGVACGTMGGYPHVAQVISADLDRVGQLRSGDGLRFRRVTIDEARRLDRQAREAQRRWSAPITALSRDLFELEFRPEGTPG; the protein is encoded by the coding sequence ATGGGACTACTCGTCGTCAACCCCGGACTCTGGACGACCGTGCAAGACCTCGGCCGGCCTGGCTTTCGCGAATGGGGCGTGCCGGTCGGCGGCGCGTTTGATCGGCGGTCGCTTGCGCTGGCCAACGCCTTTGCTGGCAATCCGCCGGACGCCGCCGGTCTGGAGCTGACCCTTCATGGCGGCGTCTTCGAGGCTCGCTGCGACCTCGGAATCGCGCTGGCGGGCGCGGATATGGAGGCGTCGATCGTCGATCCGGACGGCGGTCGGCGATCCGTGATCTCCCCTTCGAGTACGACTCTCAAAGCGGGCGAGCGGCTGATCCTCGGCCGGGCGACCGCCGGCGCGCGGACGTACCTGGCGGTCGCCGGTGGGTTCGGCGGCCGGTCGTCGGAACGTCCCGTCCGCGCGGGCGACTTCCTGCCGGCCGTCCCGAGCCGGCTGCACGGCCGACGGCCTCGGCCGGTCGAGTCGGCCGCGACCGATCCGATCGGCGAGCCGTTCCGGTGCCTTCCCGGCCCTGATTCGTCGTCGCTCGCCGATTCGGAAGCCCTTTGGAATCAACCCTTTCAGGTCGGCCTGCGGAGCAACCGCATGGGGCTGCGGTTGGAGGGCGAGCCCCTGGCGGTCGTCCCCGAAGCCGAACGGCTGTCGGCTCCGGTGGCTCCGGGGGCGATCCAGGCGGCGGGAGGGCGGCTGATCGTCCTGGGTGTGGCGTGCGGCACGATGGGGGGCTATCCGCACGTCGCGCAGGTGATTTCGGCCGATCTCGACCGGGTCGGCCAGCTCCGGTCGGGCGACGGCTTGCGGTTTCGGCGGGTGACGATCGACGAGGCCCGTCGGCTCGATCGCCAGGCTCGCGAAGCCCAGCGGCGGTGGTCGGCGCCGATCACCGCCCTCTCCCGCGACCTGTTCGAGCTGGAATTCCGGCCGGAGGGGACGCCAGGTTGA
- a CDS encoding glycosyltransferase — translation MRISIAMTSYNSERFVGEQLESFANQTRKPDELVICDDQSTDRTSEILHEFARNSPFPTRVVVNEPQLGIIRNFEQAVRLSTGDLIFFSDHDDRWLPDKLAMHESTHLSAPDVGFVFSNAEVCDEKMAPRGFTHFDVQHLGGKRLAEIPRGRLFDMCIRSPRLYGCTMSFSASLKEAILPFPTSTSHDMWTCLILAALTPTRCIEKPLMKYRTHTSQLCGVFFDKPAKSDDPGGVDHFLTEIERNARYFSDALQRLRLHEHRLYRKDALRILEQKLAHLNARRKLRGTLPTRVGAFCREMLNGRYLRYTSKIDLINDVKRVYRDGRAR, via the coding sequence ATGCGCATTTCCATCGCCATGACGTCGTACAACAGCGAGCGTTTCGTCGGGGAACAGCTCGAATCCTTTGCCAACCAGACGCGAAAGCCGGACGAACTCGTCATATGCGACGATCAATCGACCGACCGGACTTCGGAAATCCTCCATGAGTTCGCGAGGAACAGCCCTTTCCCGACGCGTGTCGTCGTCAACGAGCCGCAGCTCGGGATCATCAGGAATTTCGAGCAGGCCGTCCGGCTCTCCACCGGCGACCTGATCTTCTTCTCCGACCACGACGATCGATGGCTGCCGGATAAGTTGGCCATGCATGAATCGACTCATCTGTCGGCGCCGGACGTCGGTTTCGTCTTCAGCAACGCGGAAGTCTGCGATGAAAAAATGGCCCCGCGCGGGTTCACGCATTTCGACGTTCAGCACCTGGGCGGCAAGCGACTCGCGGAGATACCTCGGGGCAGGTTGTTCGACATGTGCATCCGGTCTCCTCGGCTCTATGGATGCACGATGTCGTTCAGCGCGAGTCTGAAGGAGGCGATCCTCCCCTTCCCGACGTCGACGTCGCATGACATGTGGACCTGTCTGATTCTCGCGGCTCTGACCCCGACGAGATGCATCGAAAAGCCCTTGATGAAATACCGAACTCACACATCCCAGCTTTGCGGCGTCTTCTTCGACAAGCCCGCGAAGAGCGACGATCCGGGCGGAGTCGATCACTTCCTCACCGAAATCGAACGGAACGCGAGGTATTTCAGCGATGCTCTGCAACGCCTCCGCCTCCACGAGCACCGCCTCTATCGCAAAGACGCATTGAGAATACTGGAGCAAAAACTCGCGCATCTCAACGCGCGCCGCAAGCTCCGCGGAACTTTGCCGACGCGCGTCGGGGCTTTTTGTCGGGAGATGCTCAACGGTCGTTATCTCAGATACACCTCCAAGATTGATCTGATCAACGACGTCAAACGGGTCTACCGGGACGGTCGGGCGCGATAA